A stretch of the Saccharolobus caldissimus genome encodes the following:
- a CDS encoding sulfurtransferase TusA family protein — protein MSQEVRIAKTLDVRGMYCPGPVLETAKAIKQINVGEVLEVLATDPAAKPDIEAWARRTGNQILDIQQQGGVTRILIKRMK, from the coding sequence TTGTCTCAGGAGGTTAGGATTGCGAAGACTTTGGATGTTAGGGGTATGTATTGTCCCGGCCCGGTTTTGGAGACTGCTAAGGCTATTAAGCAGATTAATGTTGGTGAGGTTTTGGAGGTTTTGGCTACTGATCCCGCTGCTAAGCCAGATATTGAGGCCTGGGCTAGGAGGACTGGGAATCAGATATTGGATATTCAACAGCAAGGGGGAGTAACTAGAATATTAATTAAAAGAATGAAGTAA
- a CDS encoding TQO small subunit DoxA domain-containing protein, with protein sequence MKMEKITILALLGLIIATGVTFGLYQINFQGFGHLTNYSKTPAYSLAGTRLYENGTLFLQIARTAGPDTYGGFIVLVQVLYPNGTVVYQWNASQLAHIPKSHIHNEFSLHPVTTTPFALEVPLGQNATVILQIPFHLKPGYYIVRVYDVDGSYQAYGVKFQVEVYVS encoded by the coding sequence ATGAAAATGGAGAAGATCACAATTTTAGCACTTTTAGGTTTGATAATAGCTACTGGTGTAACATTCGGATTATACCAGATAAACTTTCAAGGATTCGGACATTTGACTAATTACTCTAAAACACCAGCTTATAGTTTAGCTGGAACCAGATTATATGAAAACGGTACTCTATTCCTTCAAATAGCTAGAACTGCAGGCCCTGATACTTACGGAGGGTTTATAGTACTTGTTCAGGTATTATATCCTAATGGTACAGTAGTATATCAATGGAATGCTTCTCAATTAGCTCACATTCCAAAGAGCCATATTCATAACGAGTTCAGTCTTCACCCAGTTACTACTACTCCCTTCGCTTTAGAAGTGCCTCTAGGTCAAAACGCTACTGTAATATTGCAGATACCATTCCACTTAAAGCCTGGATATTACATAGTTAGAGTTTACGATGTAGATGGTAGTTATCAAGCTTATGGTGTAAAGTTCCAGGTTGAAGTTTACGTGAGTTAA
- a CDS encoding plastocyanin/azurin family copper-binding protein encodes MRKILLIGLIILIAASSFIAFSLYSKFYYNNFFGSQYSYPGMMGSMFNSQYSYYGQNVYMRQMIPINEAIYLMRNPPSYAHVFTSNDSIVFTSHEIDIVVLTMGHERAINLTGLTPPSYAQHDVFVIYGLINPTLIIPSGATVRVTVINLDEDMYHNFVITPLSPPYPYNVMMMGGGMMGKFITMMPLLPPANYNQGYAYEFSYTFTLQPGSYWYICTYPGHAEMGMYGEIMVG; translated from the coding sequence ATGAGAAAGATTCTCCTTATTGGTTTAATAATTCTAATTGCAGCTTCTTCATTTATTGCATTTTCTCTATATTCCAAATTTTACTATAATAATTTCTTCGGTAGTCAATACTCCTATCCAGGCATGATGGGTAGTATGTTTAACAGCCAATACTCCTATTACGGTCAAAACGTGTATATGCGTCAGATGATACCAATAAATGAGGCTATATATCTGATGAGAAATCCTCCCTCCTATGCTCATGTATTTACGAGTAATGATAGTATTGTTTTTACCTCTCATGAGATAGATATAGTAGTTCTCACCATGGGTCATGAAAGGGCTATTAACTTAACAGGATTAACCCCTCCCTCTTACGCTCAGCACGATGTTTTCGTTATATATGGGCTGATAAATCCTACACTTATAATTCCTTCTGGCGCAACTGTCAGAGTTACCGTGATTAACTTAGATGAGGATATGTATCATAATTTTGTAATAACTCCTTTATCTCCTCCCTATCCATACAATGTTATGATGATGGGCGGAGGTATGATGGGTAAGTTTATCACAATGATGCCTTTGCTTCCACCGGCTAATTATAATCAAGGATATGCATACGAGTTCTCATACACTTTTACCTTACAGCCTGGGAGTTACTGGTACATTTGCACTTATCCTGGTCATGCGGAAATGGGAATGTATGGAGAAATAATGGTGGGATAA
- a CDS encoding DoxD domain-containing protein: MGQVIVESTQKYLPILRVTLGFMFFSAFIRRAINVPAKLNPSSSAYVGGKLITFLPHAWAPIKGTLVYVLQNPSLLYEFIILFTALEAIFGLFMILGFLTRLSGFVIAILAWGIGAAAGWLGSTCVDEWQIAAVEGAAAFMFMFTGSRWLSIDQILARKYPKGVKLGKLYIPLW; encoded by the coding sequence ATGGGACAAGTTATAGTAGAAAGCACACAGAAGTATTTGCCAATATTAAGAGTAACGCTAGGTTTTATGTTCTTCTCAGCCTTCATAAGAAGAGCTATTAATGTACCAGCTAAGTTAAATCCCAGTTCTTCAGCTTATGTAGGAGGTAAACTTATAACATTCTTACCGCATGCTTGGGCTCCGATTAAAGGGACTTTAGTTTATGTTCTTCAGAACCCTTCATTGCTTTACGAATTCATAATACTCTTCACAGCCTTAGAAGCGATATTCGGATTATTTATGATATTAGGATTTCTGACTAGATTATCGGGTTTTGTAATTGCAATATTAGCCTGGGGTATAGGAGCAGCTGCAGGTTGGCTAGGTTCTACATGTGTAGACGAATGGCAAATAGCGGCAGTAGAAGGAGCTGCTGCCTTCATGTTTATGTTTACGGGAAGTAGATGGCTTTCAATAGATCAAATATTAGCTAGGAAATATCCTAAAGGCGTAAAATTAGGAAAATTATATATACCTTTATGGTGA
- a CDS encoding class I SAM-dependent methyltransferase: protein MNSVKATDAELREIYNNIPPAYDRANRFISFNQDVKWRADLVKTILKYCVKPKIILDVASGKGELSYVFKKVFKGNYEVILTDYAENMLKMAIIDDDKVLASFDALPFRDNAFDVVMSSFALHASDNIEIVIKEITRVSRKIVGFIAMGKPDNPIKRIYLSLYLRFVMPYIAALAGAKARDFKYIYYIYRRLSTNSYFRSVFHKYIDVKVYEEKALNLFYFVVGYPKKEIYN, encoded by the coding sequence TTGAATTCTGTTAAAGCTACTGACGCTGAATTAAGGGAGATATATAACAATATTCCACCAGCTTACGATAGGGCTAATAGATTTATTTCATTTAATCAAGACGTCAAATGGAGAGCTGATCTTGTTAAGACTATATTAAAATATTGTGTTAAACCAAAGATTATATTAGATGTTGCATCTGGTAAAGGTGAACTTTCCTACGTCTTTAAGAAGGTTTTTAAGGGGAATTATGAAGTGATATTAACGGATTATGCAGAAAACATGTTAAAGATGGCTATTATAGATGATGATAAGGTTTTAGCTTCATTTGATGCCTTACCCTTTAGAGATAACGCTTTTGATGTAGTCATGAGTAGTTTCGCTCTCCATGCATCCGATAACATAGAGATCGTAATTAAGGAGATTACAAGAGTCTCCAGAAAGATAGTGGGTTTTATAGCAATGGGGAAACCCGATAATCCCATAAAGAGAATATATTTAAGTTTATACCTTAGGTTCGTAATGCCATATATTGCAGCTCTTGCTGGGGCTAAGGCTAGAGATTTCAAATATATCTACTATATTTACAGAAGACTTAGTACTAATTCGTATTTCAGATCAGTTTTTCATAAATATATAGACGTAAAAGTATATGAAGAAAAAGCATTAAATTTATTCTATTTCGTAGTAGGTTATCCTAAAAAAGAAATTTATAACTAA
- a CDS encoding hemerythrin domain-containing protein has translation MLSLILTLDHRRIEELVNIFIDNPSIYIYNEIRRSYINHVYWEEEFLFKEVKDSNLLPIIKSLEIEHGSMWMILDKIKTSEGESIREKMESFMRILLEHDGAEEGSVYQYLESLTEEEQAKLILEEIKITTPPANWKCKALS, from the coding sequence ATGTTATCTCTTATTCTCACCCTAGATCATAGAAGAATAGAAGAATTAGTAAATATTTTTATAGATAATCCTTCCATCTATATCTATAACGAAATAAGAAGGTCATATATTAATCATGTATATTGGGAAGAGGAATTCTTATTTAAAGAGGTTAAAGATAGCAATCTCCTTCCGATAATAAAGAGCTTAGAGATAGAACACGGTAGTATGTGGATGATCTTAGATAAAATAAAAACAAGTGAGGGAGAGTCTATAAGAGAGAAAATGGAGTCCTTTATGAGAATTCTTTTAGAACACGATGGCGCTGAGGAGGGAAGCGTGTATCAATACCTAGAATCGTTAACGGAGGAGGAACAAGCTAAGTTAATATTAGAGGAAATTAAAATAACCACACCACCAGCTAATTGGAAGTGTAAAGCTCTATCTTAA
- a CDS encoding carotenoid biosynthesis protein, giving the protein MDKLKLTAFVLLTLGIIFDGILILFFLLSISSLIILSIRRVDIIKIFFSAMLIGFLFEKLGLTTGFPFGHYIYHFPPYLLGVPIFVIFGWGIFSCISYLPVMNFPFKYRALFFPILMVIIDLSVDPIMVTAHYWTWISTYPNWYGIPLTNFLGWYLVSFIISLTSIRTKEIKNSYTIFLITYFLFSLKFLIFAKPQLIGPLSIATSLALLISIIIFVFNRSIVKKRQQGQ; this is encoded by the coding sequence ATGGATAAGCTTAAGCTTACTGCCTTTGTTTTACTTACGTTAGGTATAATATTTGATGGAATTCTTATATTATTCTTTCTATTATCTATTTCATCTTTAATTATCCTATCGATAAGAAGAGTAGATATCATTAAAATATTCTTCAGCGCAATGCTAATAGGTTTCCTATTCGAAAAACTAGGATTAACAACGGGATTTCCTTTCGGTCACTACATTTATCACTTTCCTCCGTACTTATTAGGGGTACCTATTTTCGTAATATTTGGATGGGGAATATTCTCTTGCATCTCATATCTTCCAGTAATGAATTTCCCGTTTAAGTACAGAGCTCTCTTCTTCCCGATATTAATGGTGATAATAGACCTCTCCGTGGATCCTATAATGGTAACAGCCCATTATTGGACATGGATTTCAACGTATCCGAATTGGTACGGAATACCTTTAACTAACTTCCTCGGATGGTATCTAGTATCTTTTATAATATCCCTAACATCCATAAGAACTAAAGAGATAAAAAACTCATATACAATTTTCTTAATAACTTATTTTTTATTTTCATTAAAGTTCCTCATATTTGCAAAGCCCCAACTTATAGGACCCTTATCAATAGCTACCTCTTTAGCGTTATTGATTAGTATTATAATATTTGTATTTAACAGATCAATAGTGAAGAAGAGACAACAAGGACAGTAA
- a CDS encoding ABC transporter permease → MNILDILWLAYKGLMARRTLAFISVFAIMVGITSVSFIQAFSQGVENSVLSTLFQLNPTNIYVFNELGFVSPTDVSYMETLPGISAVYPVIEAHGVVQIGGRVINVLVVGVNNISAILGKVSLESGTVYPPITAPFAVIGHDIGNPEPNISIQPGSTLILKLYNGNSVPLTVYGVLQPTESVVIGDTSDVVFIPLGEAKALINPPGYFLVILQADSINDVSTISTLLNYIYGNSLTVTTIQQTISSVKLILAGFSFMVITIGSISLFVGAMGIMGITLARVYQRTREIGIMKTLGLTTKQVLLVFLLEAIMVGVIGGIIGLILTFLGTYYLDRVGITMNVGSSGGSPLILKIYPSLSTIDVITALIIAIITGVIAGIYPALKAAKLTVIEAIRRD, encoded by the coding sequence ATGAACATTTTGGACATTTTGTGGTTAGCCTATAAAGGCCTAATGGCTAGGAGAACATTAGCCTTCATTTCAGTTTTCGCAATAATGGTCGGTATAACCAGCGTCTCCTTTATTCAGGCTTTTAGCCAAGGAGTTGAAAATTCCGTACTATCCACATTATTTCAATTAAATCCCACTAACATTTACGTATTTAATGAACTGGGATTCGTTTCTCCTACTGATGTTTCTTATATGGAGACTTTACCGGGTATTTCAGCCGTTTATCCAGTCATTGAGGCTCACGGAGTAGTTCAAATAGGCGGTAGAGTTATAAATGTATTGGTTGTAGGAGTTAACAATATCTCAGCCATATTGGGAAAGGTTAGTTTAGAAAGTGGCACAGTATATCCCCCCATAACTGCTCCTTTCGCAGTCATAGGACATGATATAGGAAATCCAGAACCTAACATTTCAATTCAACCTGGATCTACGTTAATATTAAAGCTGTATAACGGAAATAGCGTACCCTTAACCGTTTACGGGGTTTTGCAACCTACTGAGTCAGTAGTGATAGGTGATACTTCTGACGTAGTCTTTATTCCCTTAGGAGAGGCTAAAGCGTTAATAAATCCTCCGGGTTACTTTTTAGTAATCCTTCAAGCTGATAGCATAAATGACGTTAGTACCATATCCACGTTGTTAAATTATATTTATGGTAATAGTCTAACAGTGACAACTATTCAACAAACCATATCTTCAGTCAAACTGATTTTAGCTGGATTCTCTTTCATGGTCATAACTATAGGTTCAATTTCCCTATTCGTTGGGGCTATGGGAATTATGGGAATAACATTAGCGAGAGTTTATCAAAGGACTAGGGAAATAGGCATAATGAAAACATTAGGGCTAACTACTAAACAAGTGCTTTTAGTCTTCTTATTAGAGGCTATAATGGTAGGGGTTATTGGAGGAATTATCGGGTTAATATTAACATTTCTAGGAACTTATTATTTAGATAGAGTTGGCATTACTATGAACGTTGGTTCAAGTGGTGGTTCACCACTTATACTTAAAATATATCCCTCTTTATCTACAATAGACGTGATAACTGCATTAATAATAGCAATTATTACTGGAGTTATAGCGGGAATATATCCTGCGTTAAAGGCAGCTAAATTAACCGTTATAGAGGCAATTAGAAGAGATTAA
- a CDS encoding 4Fe-4S dicluster domain-containing protein, translating into MGIDPNYRQNRQVVGEHEGHKIYGPVAPPKVLGIHGTIVGVDFDICIADGSCITACPVNVFKWTDTPGHPASEKKADPFNEQACIFCMACVNVCPVAAIDVKPP; encoded by the coding sequence TTGGGTATAGATCCTAATTACAGACAAAATAGGCAAGTGGTAGGAGAACATGAAGGGCATAAGATATATGGGCCAGTTGCTCCACCAAAAGTTCTGGGAATTCACGGTACTATAGTTGGAGTTGATTTCGATATATGCATTGCAGATGGATCGTGTATAACGGCTTGTCCAGTTAACGTCTTTAAATGGACTGATACACCAGGTCATCCTGCGTCTGAGAAAAAAGCCGATCCGTTTAACGAACAAGCATGTATATTCTGCATGGCATGTGTTAACGTATGTCCAGTAGCTGCTATAGATGTTAAACCTCCATGA
- a CDS encoding nitric oxide response protein — MKLALFLMIIGILLLLLGGIPAVFEFMGMQGFHLDPTSTLFPSHWFLMIYGFFGALIGNEVLVALSVEWTGRTADNRLIILFIIFTLIGSISFIYNQQLGLVLILVSMSILLYYSKEYLGQSRIGLNPTTYNWLLFLSLMITVTIISVQISLGYTIPYLNLIFPVSMVFAVMARDISLVTGVKLIKGWEISLAFVLLILGMTFRLEFLMILAWILSFHASGIYKFKGRKYPIIHLFTAWLYLLVGSIFVFNYDIFIHSIAVGFLFNTVFGVDVVLMDLFINAFQKRVSVKSSYAPYILLNLGLLMRFIYDLGLSLPFFLLSAPLQGIGILLFFILTLKQVIK; from the coding sequence ATGAAACTGGCTTTATTTTTGATGATTATTGGGATTTTACTACTCTTACTTGGTGGTATACCTGCTGTATTTGAATTTATGGGAATGCAAGGCTTTCATTTAGATCCTACTAGCACACTGTTTCCCTCTCATTGGTTTTTAATGATTTACGGTTTCTTTGGAGCCCTTATAGGTAATGAAGTCTTAGTTGCGTTAAGTGTAGAATGGACAGGGAGAACTGCGGATAATAGACTAATAATCTTATTTATAATTTTTACGTTAATTGGTTCCATATCATTTATTTATAATCAGCAATTAGGATTAGTTTTAATTTTAGTCTCCATGTCAATTTTACTATATTATTCTAAAGAATATTTAGGACAGTCCAGGATAGGATTAAATCCAACTACATATAATTGGCTACTTTTCTTATCCTTAATGATAACCGTAACTATAATCAGTGTTCAGATAAGTTTAGGATATACAATACCATATCTAAACCTAATATTTCCAGTAAGTATGGTATTTGCAGTTATGGCTAGGGACATTAGTCTTGTAACGGGTGTTAAACTGATTAAAGGCTGGGAAATCTCTTTAGCCTTCGTTCTTCTAATTTTAGGTATGACGTTTCGACTTGAATTTTTAATGATTTTAGCATGGATTCTGTCTTTTCATGCATCCGGAATTTATAAATTTAAGGGAAGGAAATACCCAATAATTCATCTCTTTACTGCTTGGCTATATCTTTTAGTCGGTTCGATATTCGTTTTCAATTACGACATTTTCATTCACTCTATAGCAGTTGGTTTCCTATTTAATACGGTATTCGGTGTGGATGTTGTCTTAATGGATCTATTTATTAACGCTTTTCAGAAGAGGGTTTCAGTCAAGTCTTCCTATGCTCCGTATATTTTGTTAAATTTAGGACTGCTAATGAGGTTTATATATGATCTTGGATTATCATTACCGTTTTTCTTATTATCTGCACCTCTTCAAGGCATAGGAATTTTATTGTTTTTTATACTTACTTTAAAGCAGGTGATTAAATGA
- a CDS encoding hemerythrin domain-containing protein — protein sequence MWIRDPLDLLLFEHSVLRIRYTIALSLLDRCEDEAFRILSETHDFVVNWHAKIEDKYLFPLYGEKAKPLHNDHLLIEKYGNSVIKDRIKNWVPRYVKIVLDHNKNEEVILFPLKINTEGIMEKILKEMEKYPKYFEITGLR from the coding sequence ATGTGGATAAGAGATCCCTTAGACCTACTCCTTTTCGAGCACTCGGTGTTAAGAATAAGGTATACTATCGCGTTATCACTTCTAGATAGATGTGAGGATGAAGCATTTAGAATATTGTCTGAAACTCATGATTTTGTAGTAAATTGGCACGCAAAAATTGAAGATAAGTATTTATTTCCACTTTATGGTGAAAAAGCTAAACCTCTTCATAACGATCATCTCCTAATAGAGAAATACGGAAACTCAGTAATAAAGGATAGGATAAAGAACTGGGTTCCAAGATATGTTAAAATAGTATTAGATCACAATAAGAATGAGGAGGTTATTCTATTTCCCTTGAAAATTAATACTGAGGGAATAATGGAAAAAATATTAAAAGAGATGGAAAAATATCCTAAATACTTTGAAATAACAGGTTTAAGATAG